Genomic window (Methanosphaera sp. WGK6):
TGATGTAGAATTGGATGTAAATGGTTCTCCAATGAACCCAGCTGCAAGACAATTCCCTGCTGAATTCATTCAAACTGGTATTTCTACCATTGATGGAATGAACACCCTTGTACGTGGTCAAAAATTACCTATCTTTTCAGGTTCTGGATTACCACACAATGAACTTGCAGCACAAATTGCAAGACAAGCAAAAGTACTTGCAGAAGACAGTGAATTCGCTGTAATCTTCGGTGCTATGGGTATTACTCACGAAGAAGCAAACTTCTTCATGAATGAATTTGAACAAACAGGAGCTCTTGAAAGAGTAACCGTTTTCATGAACTTAGCAGACGATCCTGCTATTGAAAGAATCATGACTCCTAAAATGGCTTTAACAACAGCAGAATACTTAGCATTTGAAAAAGGAATGCACGTATTAGTAATTCTTACAGATATTACAAACTATTGTGAAGCATTAAGGGAAATTTCTTCAGCACGTAACGAAGTACCAGGACGTAGAGGTTACCCTGGTTACATGTACACTGACTTAGCAGGTATGTATGAACGTGCAGGACGTATACGCGGTAAAGATGGTTCAATTACACAAATGCCTATTCTTGTAATGCCACAGGATGATATTACTCACCCTATTCCTGATTTAACAGGATATATTACAGAAGGACAAGTAGTACTTGGACGTGACTTAGACAGAACAGGTATTTATCCACCTGTAGATGTATTACCTTCATTATCAAGATTAATGAGTGGGGGTATTGGTGACGGACGTACTCGTGAAGATCACAGTGGAGTTTCAGACCAATTATATGCAGCATATGCAGAAGGTCGTGACTTACGTGATTTAACAGCTGTAGTTGGAGAAGAAGCTTTAACTGACCGTGACAGAAAATTCTTAAGATTTGCTGATGAATTTGAAGATAAATTTATCAGACAAAGTAAAGATGAAGACAGAGGTATTGAAGAAACTCTTGACTTAGGTTGGAAATTATTATCCATCTTACCTACAACTGAACTTAAACGTGTAAAAGATGAACACGTTGAAAAATATTTACCTACTGGTGAAGAAGAAACTGAAGAATAAGAATAATCTTTTTTATTCTTTTTATTTAGAAGGTAAATATATAAGTGAAGGGGGCTAGAAGATGGCAAATGAAAAATTGGATGGAGTTAATCCAACACGAAATGAACTTCTTAATCTAAAAGACAGAGCTAAACTGTCTACAAAAGGTCATAGTCTTCTTAAAGAAAAAAGAGATGCTCTTATTAAGGAGTTTTTCGAAATTCTAGACCGTGTTCAAGGTTCCAGAGATGAAGTTGAAAAGAAATTAGCATTAGCTTATTCAGAACTAAACAAAGCTCAAATAGACATGGGAGATATGGCAGTTAAAAGAGCAGCTTTATCTGTTAGAGAATCAATTGAACTCGATATAAGTTCTAGAAGTATTATGGGTGTTTCTGTCCCTGTTGTGAATAGTCATGCTACTCATAATGATGTAATTAGCAGAGGTTATGGTTTTGCTGGAACTTCTGCAAACTTGGATATTGCAGCTAAGGAATTTGAAGAATCTATTAAGATTATCATTGAACTTGGTGAAATTGAGAAAACAATTATTATGTTAGCTCAGGAAGTAGAAGCAACAAAAAGAAGAGTAAATGCTTTAGAGCATGTAATTATTCCTCGTATTAATAATACTATTTCATTTATTGAAATGCGTTTAGAGGAAATGGAAAGGGAAAGCTTTGCACAACTTAAAGTTATTAAGAAAAACATTGATGCAAGGGAATCTGAATAATTTCATGGATTTTCCATGATTATTCTTTTTTTTAACCTTTTTTCTAGTTTTTAACTAATTCTTATTTTATTTTTATAATTAAATTTATTTTAGAATTATTTTTCATGGAGTTTTGATTTTACATATTTAATTACTTAAATACTTATCTTATTATTTACATAAATTATTTTAATTATTTAATTCTAAATTTTAAAGGTTGTATTATTATTACTAAGATATTAATTGTTGGATCAAATACTCGTGCATTATCTAAGTCACTTAAAAAATTAGGATATGTTGTTTATGCAACAAGTTTTTATGATTTAATAGATCAAAGAGATTTTGTTGATAAATTATTAGTACCTTCTGGAAATAGTTTTAATTTAAGGGATTTAGAAAATATTGCTTTGGATTTTGTTAATGAAGTGGATTATATTATATGTACAAGTGATGTTGATGTATCTCGTTTTCCTAGAAATAAGATTATAGGTAATGTTGATACTGATTTTATTAATAATAAATATAAGCTTTTTAAACTTTTACATAAAAACTTTTTATTGCCGGATACTTATAAATTAGATACTATTGGTGAAGCTAAGGAAATTGTTAAAAATTTTCCGGATAAGGAATTTATTGTTAAACCAATATATGGGACTGGTGGTATGGGTATTGGTTGGTTTAATGATGATATGGAAGTAAATTGTTCTTTTTTACTTCAGGAATATATTCAGGGTAGTTCTATAAGTAGCTCTTTTTTATCATATTCTAATCATGATATTACAATGGTTTCTGCTTCTGATCAAATTATTGGTTCTAATAGTTTAGGAGCTAGTGATTTCAGTTATTGTGGTAATATAACACCATATGTTAATTATAATGATAAACTTTTAAATATTTCTAGGAAGATTTCTAAAATGTGTAAATTGGTTGGTTCTAATGGTGTTGATTTTATTTTGAATGATAATAAGGTGTATGTTATTGAGGTAAATCCTAGAATTCAAGGTACTTTTGAGTGTTTGGAACGTAGTTTTAATATGAATATGGCTGAAGCTCATATTAATGCTTGTAAAAATGTTCCTGTAAATATACCTAATGTTCAAAAGTTTGCTGTTAAATTAATTCCATATGCTATTAAATCAGGGTATTATGGTTTATTTAATAGTTCTTATGTTCATGATATATCTGAATGTAATTATTTGTTTAAAAAAGGAGAACCTCTAGCTACTATATTAACTGATGATAGAATTTTAGAAAATGCTATGAGTAGAGCACAACAAGTACAAAAATTAGTATATAATTCATATATTTCAAAAAAAGAGAAAAGTTAATTATATTATTCCGAATTCAATAAGTATAAACATAAATACACCAAATGCAATTAAAAATGTAGATATTATTAAAATTCTTGTGTATATTTTAAATAGTTTTACTTTTCTTTCTGGATCTTCATCTAAGTATTCTTTTAAAACATTTTCATAAGCCATATAACAATACACTCCTTATTTATATTATTGTAATTGTTATATAAAATAATTTAGTTTTTTTTTATAAAGATAAAATTTTTAAAATAAGTTTTTTATAAATAGTAGTCCCGAGCGGAGTCGAACCGCTGTCCCCGGTTCCAAAGACCAGGAGGATTGCCACTACCCTACGGGACTATCAAATGTTGTACTTCAAGTACAATATAAACTTTGTAATATGTTATATATATACTTTATGGTTTACTTTTTGTCTCTTAAAATTATTTATTTTACTAAAATTAATGATTTTTAATCCTATTATTTATATGTTACGACTATATATTTAAATACTTATTAATATATAACATTAGGTAAGGATTTAAAATAGATTCTTAAATTTCAGAGCTTATTAATTTTTTTTTAAAGTAAAAAAAATTGATTATCAAATAAAAAAAATCAGAATATTAAGTTATGTAATTTTATTAAATTATATAAAATATATGACTTACTTAATCGAATTAATAATTCATATTTTGGTTTATTATGAGGAGGCGGTAAGATTAAGCGAAATTTAATTTTGATTTTCTTAGTAGCTGTAATCATTAGTTTAAGTACAGTTTCAGCAATAGATTCTAATGTAACATCAAACGAGGATTATAGTAGTTCTATTGTTAATTCACATGGTACTTCTGAAATATTAAACAGTTCTTATGATAATACAAATACTAACAAATCAAATATTGAATCAATCAATGATAATTTAAGCAATGAATCTAATTTAGTGGATACTAATAATTTACTAGTAACAAACACGACATCCAGTAATCAAACGAATAATAATGGTTTAACTTCAAGTAATTTAAACAAAAATTCCTTAAAAACAAGCACAGATACAAAATCAAATATAACTTTGGAAATGAACTCAATTGAAGCACATCCCCATGAAACAATAACTTTTAATGCAACAGTTAAATCTAATAATTTAACAGCATTAGAAAATCAAGCAGCTGTCTTTAAAATAAATGGAAATACTATTGGAAAAACAAAAATACAGGATGGAAAAATATCCTTAACTTATACAATTCCATTATGGTCTGCAAAAACATATAATTTAACAGTTAAAGTAGGGGATACATTAACTACTTATGGTACTGAATTAAGTAAAACATTAACTATTAGTAAAAATAATGTTTCTATAACAACTACATATAAAAATATATCATCTAATGTAATGATAACTGTTTATATAAAAGATAGTTATGGTTATGCATTAAATGATACAAAAGTAGCTTTTAAAATAAATGGAGTAACTATTGGAAGTAATAGAACAAATAATGGGTATGCATATATAAATTATACAATATCTGATACTACTAAATCATATGTATTAACAGTAATATCTGGTGAAAGTAGTTTTACAAATACTAAAACTATTAATAATACTATAAAACTCAATAGTACAGTTGTAAAAAGTAATTCAATCATTGATATGGTGAGTTTATTTTTTGTCAAATCAAATAATAAAATAAATTTAACAGCTAAAATCTTTGATTCAAAAGGAGTTGCTGTAACAAGTGGTAAATCTTCATTTAAAATTAATGGAAAAACTATTGGAACAGTTAATGTAACTAATGGTGTAGCATCAATTTATTATGATACTACTGGTTTATCAACAGGTATTTATAATATATCTGTTGTTTATGGTGGAAATAGTGTTTTAAATGAGAGTAAGGCAAATTCTGTTTTGCGAGTTCAAACAACATTATCTAAATATACATACAGTCAAATAATAAAAAAAGCTAATGATACAAAAACATTCATTGAAAAAAATGGTAGATTACCTAATTATATTACAGTAGGTACTGATAAATTATCACCAAGTGATTTTTTATATTTACTATGTGAAATTTATGCAGGTAATAGTTCATTTTATTCAGGTAACTTTGTACAAAATAATGTGTCTGTAACATCAGGTGTAGGTAGTAAAATTTATAAGGCAGAATATATCTCTTTAGCAAAAACTATTGTAAATTGTTATGCAATTAATGGTAGAAATCCTAAATCTATAAAAGTAAGTGATAGTATTTCTATGAGTTTCAATGATACTGTTTACTTATATTCTAGAATTGTTGCATATACTTATAATAAAGGTGTAGATTCAAATTATGCAGTTCTTATTGATGTAAGTAGTATTGGTGGAAGTAACAATAATAGTAACACGACTAATAATAATACAGGAAATATGGGTTCTGTACCTTCTGGTTATGAACAATATGTTGTAGCTACTACAAACTGTGAAGTAAATGCAACAAGTATTTATAATGCTATGCTAACTGCAATAAGTGGAGTTTCAGGAACATATAATCAAGCTAAGGCAATATTTAATTATGTAAATGATCATACTGATTATAGTGGTT
Coding sequences:
- a CDS encoding ATP synthase subunit B, whose amino-acid sequence is MNDVDIKTREYTTVTEVSGPLMVVQGVEGAAYNEIVEIETPSGENRTGQVLEVQNDIAVVQVFEGTSNLNTESTKVRFTGETAKIGLSTDMLGRIFNGIGKPIDGGPDIIPDVELDVNGSPMNPAARQFPAEFIQTGISTIDGMNTLVRGQKLPIFSGSGLPHNELAAQIARQAKVLAEDSEFAVIFGAMGITHEEANFFMNEFEQTGALERVTVFMNLADDPAIERIMTPKMALTTAEYLAFEKGMHVLVILTDITNYCEALREISSARNEVPGRRGYPGYMYTDLAGMYERAGRIRGKDGSITQMPILVMPQDDITHPIPDLTGYITEGQVVLGRDLDRTGIYPPVDVLPSLSRLMSGGIGDGRTREDHSGVSDQLYAAYAEGRDLRDLTAVVGEEALTDRDRKFLRFADEFEDKFIRQSKDEDRGIEETLDLGWKLLSILPTTELKRVKDEHVEKYLPTGEEETEE
- a CDS encoding V-type ATP synthase subunit D, translated to MANEKLDGVNPTRNELLNLKDRAKLSTKGHSLLKEKRDALIKEFFEILDRVQGSRDEVEKKLALAYSELNKAQIDMGDMAVKRAALSVRESIELDISSRSIMGVSVPVVNSHATHNDVISRGYGFAGTSANLDIAAKEFEESIKIIIELGEIEKTIIMLAQEVEATKRRVNALEHVIIPRINNTISFIEMRLEEMERESFAQLKVIKKNIDARESE
- a CDS encoding ATP-grasp domain-containing protein, which codes for MDFVNEVDYIICTSDVDVSRFPRNKIIGNVDTDFINNKYKLFKLLHKNFLLPDTYKLDTIGEAKEIVKNFPDKEFIVKPIYGTGGMGIGWFNDDMEVNCSFLLQEYIQGSSISSSFLSYSNHDITMVSASDQIIGSNSLGASDFSYCGNITPYVNYNDKLLNISRKISKMCKLVGSNGVDFILNDNKVYVIEVNPRIQGTFECLERSFNMNMAEAHINACKNVPVNIPNVQKFAVKLIPYAIKSGYYGLFNSSYVHDISECNYLFKKGEPLATILTDDRILENAMSRAQQVQKLVYNSYISKKEKS
- a CDS encoding transglutaminase domain-containing protein — protein: MIFLVAVIISLSTVSAIDSNVTSNEDYSSSIVNSHGTSEILNSSYDNTNTNKSNIESINDNLSNESNLVDTNNLLVTNTTSSNQTNNNGLTSSNLNKNSLKTSTDTKSNITLEMNSIEAHPHETITFNATVKSNNLTALENQAAVFKINGNTIGKTKIQDGKISLTYTIPLWSAKTYNLTVKVGDTLTTYGTELSKTLTISKNNVSITTTYKNISSNVMITVYIKDSYGYALNDTKVAFKINGVTIGSNRTNNGYAYINYTISDTTKSYVLTVISGESSFTNTKTINNTIKLNSTVVKSNSIIDMVSLFFVKSNNKINLTAKIFDSKGVAVTSGKSSFKINGKTIGTVNVTNGVASIYYDTTGLSTGIYNISVVYGGNSVLNESKANSVLRVQTTLSKYTYSQIIKKANDTKTFIEKNGRLPNYITVGTDKLSPSDFLYLLCEIYAGNSSFYSGNFVQNNVSVTSGVGSKIYKAEYISLAKTIVNCYAINGRNPKSIKVSDSISMSFNDTVYLYSRIVAYTYNKGVDSNYAVLIDVSSIGGSNNNSNTTNNNTGNMGSVPSGYEQYVVATTNCEVNATSIYNAMLTAISGVSGTYNQAKAIFNYVNDHTDYSGYYNTRYGAVGTLSRGYGNCVDMAHLVIAMARTANIPARYCHATCYFRSGLVTGHVWAELYVNGVWYKCDATSASNTFGNIVNWSNSGSVTRYISLPF